A window of Pectobacterium carotovorum genomic DNA:
TTTTTCAGGATAGTTGGCGCAGGCGGTTCAACAGCCAGATCGTGACGGTTGCCAGTACGCTCGAAGTTGCCGGGTTTATCACCGATAAACGGACGTGCGATCACGCGCCCGATGTTGTAATTCCCTTCGGTCAGCTCTTCACGGGCGATTTCACACAGCTCGTACAGCTTATCCAGACCGAACGTTTCTTCATGGCAGGCAATCTGAAACACCGAATCCGCAGAGGTGTAGAAAATTGGCTTGCCGGTTTTCATATGTTCTTCAGCCAGTTGATCCAGAATCACCGTACCGGAAGAGTGGCAGTTGCCCAGATAGCCCGGCAGATTGGCGCGTTTTACCAGCTTATCCAGCAGTTCCTGCGGAAAACTGTTTTCTTCATCTTTAAAATAGCCCCAGTCGAACAGGACAGGCACTCCGGCAATTTCCCAGTGACCAGACGGCGTATCTTTACCCGAGGAGATTTCGCTGGCGTGCGCGTAAGCACCGATGATGTCTGCGTTTTCATCCAGCCCTGCCGGGAACGTCCCCGTTGAGGCCTCAGCAGCTTTACCCAGCCCCAGACGGCTCAGGTTAGGCAAATGCAGCTTGCCGCTGCGCCCTTTATCCGCCGTCCCTGCTGCACACGCCTGAGCGATATGACCCAGCGTATCCGAACCCACATCGCCAAAACGTTCTGCATCAGCACTGCTGCCGATCCCAAACGAGTCAAGCACCATAATATATGCACGTTTCATTCTTTTTCTCCTGCGCAGCTATGCGCTAACGCCCTGCCGACAGGCAGGGGAAAATCAATTCAAGACGACCACTAACCGGCCCTGTGCGATCACGCTTCTGCGCTCACTCGACGATAGACCATCGGGGTCTTTTCTGGTGCCGTGTCGCCCAGTTGGATCGCAGCACGGACTTCATTCGCCGCCTGCTGCCACTGCGCTTCCGTATTGGCGTGGATCACCGCCAGCGGGCGCTGCGCATCAACGCGCTCACCCAAACTGATCATGCTATCCAGACCGACGCTGTAATCGATCGTATCCGTGGCCTGACGGCGTCCGCCGCCCAGCGATACGACTGCCATACCCAGCGCGCGCGTATCCATTGCGGTCACAATGCCTTCACGCGTCGCGAACACCGGCTTACTTAGTGTCGCCACCGGCAGGTAACGATCGTAGTGTTCGACAAAATCGCCCGGGCCACGCTGTGCGGCGACCATGCGACCAAAGACTTCGGCAGCTTTGCCGTTATCCAATACGGCTTGCAGACGTGAATGCGCGTCGTCCGCCGAGCTTGCCAGTCCGCCCGCCAGCAGCATCTCGCCACATAGCGCCATAGTAACATCATACAGGCGTGGATTGCGGCTCTCCCCCGTCAGGAAACGCACGGCTTCTCGCACTTCCAGCGCGTTACCCGCACTCGAGGCCAGCACCTGATTCATGTCAGTCAGCAATGCGCTGGTGCGACATCCCGCGTTATTTGCTACGCCGACAATCGCCTGTGCCAGCTGTTCGGACAGTTCATAGGTCGGCATAAACGCCCCGGACCCCACTTTGACGTCCATCACCAGCGCATCCAGCCCTTCCGCCAGCTTCTTCGCCAGAATCGACGCAGTGATCAGCGGGATTGAATCGACCGTAGCGGTAATGTCACGCGTGGCGTAAAAGCGTTTATCCGCCGGAGCCAGCGAGGAAGTCTGCCCAATGATCGCAACACCAACCTGCTGAATGATGCGACGAAAATCTTCATCGTTCGGGAAAATATCCAGTCCCGGAATCGCTTCAAGTTTATCTAACGTGCCGCCGGTATGCCCTAAGCCGCGCCCAGAGATCATCGGGACGTAACCCCCACAGGCGGCAACCATCGGCCCCAGCATCAACGAGGTGACATCCCCGACGCCGCCGGTAGAGTGTTTGTCCACCAGCGGGCCGTTCAGGTTCAGACTCTTCCAGTCCAGTACCGTGCCGGAGTCACGCATCGCCAACGTCAGCGCCACGCGCTCATCCATCGACATGTCGTGAAAATAAATGGTCATTGCCAGTGCTGCTATCTGGCCTTCAGAGACGGTATTGTCACGAATACCATTGATAAAGAAGCGGATTTCCTCTTCGCTCAGAGCTTTTCCATCACGCTTCTTACGAATAATTTCTTGAATCAGAAACAAGGTCTGTACTCCTGATGAATTCTGATATGGCTCAGCAGCCTGTCGCTGCGAGCACATTTGCTGTGAACAAAATCGTACGCTGTGTGCACGTAATTAGTAGCCGCCCTGCGGAGCCGCTGTCGCGTGGCCAAGCGTTGTCAGCAGGCTCGCCAGTAGACTGGATGCGCCAAAGCGAAAATGCTGCGCCGTCGCCCATTCAGCGCCCATGATATCGTCCGCCAGTTGCAGGTAGATGGCGGCATCTTCCGCGTTACGCACGCCGCCCGCCGCTTTAAAGCCAACGCGCTCTCCCACGCCTTTATCGCGTATCGCCTTCAGCATGATCGCCGCACTTTCTGGCGTCGCGTTCACCGGCACTTTACCAGTCGAGGTTTTAATGAAATCGGCCCCCGCATCGATGGCAATCTCGCTCGCCTGACGGATCAGCGCTTCTTGTTTTAGCTCACCCGTTTCGATGATCACCTTCAGCAGCACATGGGCATCCTGACACACGGCTTTACATGCCTGCACCAGCTCAAAACCGATTTGAGCGTTGCCAGCTATCAGTGCGCGGTAAGGGAATACGACATCAACTTCATCAGCACCGTAGGCTATCGCTGCCTTGGTTTCCGCAACAGCAATGCCCACATCATCATTGCCGTGCGGGAAGTTGGTCACCGTCGCGATGCGGATATCCGGCGTACCCTGCTCACGCAGGATCTTTTTCGCCAGAGGGATAAAACGTGGATAGATACAGATAGCAGCAGTTTTCCCTGCCGGGCTGTTTGCCTGACGGCAGAGTGCCGTCACTTTTTCATCCGTATCATCCTCATTCAGCGTGGTTAAATCCATCAGCGCCAGCGCGCGTTGCGCGGCCGTGGTCAGCTTGGTCATACAACACTCCAACTCGTCAGCCGGTCTAACCGACCCTGAACATTAACTGGTGTAAACCAGCACGTTTGGCGAGCGGACTTGGTTCCTTGAAGATAGCGCTCAGGAGAAACAACCTGTAGCGGCACCGAGATCCTTCTCACCGCAATCAGCCTTCCTTTACCTTTCATTCTGTGATTATTTCAACACCGAAAGAACGACATCGAAAGAAACTATTTATTCATCAAACAATTATTCATCAAACAAAAAATTATTCATCAGACAACAAACGATTCATCGGATATTTGAACACGCCATGCCGGACTATTTTGTGCATCCACTCACACTTGATGTAAGAGAAATGCAATAGATAGTGATTATATGTGATTTTTATCACACATACTTCTCCAGATAAGATGCGTTCGATGAATTAACAGTGACAACCTTGTCGGCCAGATGATCCCTCTATATCGGGAAAAAGAGGCGGCAGCACACGGTCGAAGATCGCCCGACGCTTCTGGTTGAAGTCATATAATAAGCATAGCGGCTTCTCCCTAGGTACAGAGAGAAACCGCTGGCAGAGCAGGAAATTATTTCCCTGCGGAAAGGTGGCAATCCGCAAAACAACAGCAACGTGCTACTTCACGCAGCAGGATAAGCGCCCTAAACTGAGCGCTAACACGACTGTTTCCGAGAAGCCGCAGACAACGCAATGACTGAACACGCCGAAGATTCTCACTGGTATCTGTACATACTGCGCACGGTCGCTGGGTCGCTGTACACGGGTATCACGACAGATGTCAGCCGCCGCCTGAATCAGCATCAAACGGGAAAAGGGGCAAAAGCACTGCGGGGAAAAGGCGAGTTAACGCTGGTGTTTCACTGTCTGGTGGGCGATCGCTCAGACGCACTCAAACTGGAATATCGCATTAAGCAGTTGAGCAAAAACCAAAAAGAAAGGCTGGTACAAGACCAGCCCAAGACGCTTTGTATCTCAAACAATTTGTATTGATACGCTATCGGCTAACGAATCACGCTAGAGAAAGCGGTTAAACGGTTCAGCGTATTCCACCAGCCCGCTCGCGCTTTCAAACCCGCTTTCGCCCTCAGGACGACCTTCACCGACGACATGGTTATCCGCCAGCGGATAGACCTGAAAAGCCGATGCACTGCCCGGCCAGCGGCAGTACAACTGATGATCTGTAGCCGGAACGAAGCCAAAACGAGAATAGTACGTAGGCTCACCCAGCACGACGACGGCGGTATAGCTAAATTCATTCAGCGCATCCAGCCCTTCGTAGACCAGCTTCTCCCCCACGCCTTGCCGACGCAGGCTTTCGTCTACCGCCAACGGCGCAAGCGCCACCCACTGGCGATCCTCACCGTCGATCAGCACCGGGCTGAATGCCGCGTAGCCCACCACACCACCTTCATCGTCAGTCGCCACAACGCCGAGCGTCAATAAGCCATCTTCACGCAGTTGATGAACCAGATCCGCTTCCGCGCCCGTTGGAAAAGCACGGCGCAATAAGTTGTCGATCCCTGCGGCATCAACGGGAATTTCCACCCGAACTAGCATGATACTGGCGTGTGATTCGTTGGTTGCACTACGCCCTCCTGTAAGCCAGCTTCAACAAAGTTCGCCAGTTGCAGCAGGCCAATGCGCAGCGGCGCAGGCATAGATTCCAGCTCAATGGCGTCCATCAGGTTCTTCACATACAACCCTAACTCGGTATCGCCCTCAATGCGCAGACGACGCTGGAAAAAGAGCGTATCAGGATCTTCTTTACGCGCGGCAATCAAAATCAGATCGTTCGCGTCTGCGCTGAAGCTGACATCCGGCGTCTCAGCATGACTCACGACCAGACGCCCGTCGCGCAGCGTCATAAACCACTGCAAGCCAACGTCACGCACCTCAATTTTCAGCCAGCGGCTTTCGAGAAATGCCAGATCGCCCTCTTCCAGCGCCTGACGGAACTGCCAGCCCAACATCTGTTCCAAAACCTGACGCTGTAGCGCAAAGGGAGTGAACTTGAGTGGCTTACCTAATAAGCTCGGTCCCTGACGCACAATCTGCGCTCGTAGTTTTTCCAACACTGGCGTACTCCTCTTAAAGCAATCTGACTGTTCAGATAATCTGCAAACATTTTGCCACATCCACCGCACGCGGCAGAGGTCTATGTCAATAATTTAGTCGGTTATCCGATTATGCCCAACAGATTTTGTCCTTGCGCGACGATTAGCACCATAAACTGCCTTAAATCAAAGTCCTTACCGATTTGGTTAATTAAGATTCCCAATCATTAACAACATTCACCGACTGATAAAAAATCGCTTACGGCAACCCGCAAGGGCGAGAGGCTGAATGCCCGTCATAAACGCGATCGTCAGTCTGAACATCATTGATCGTACCGAGCAGCTACGGCCCCGAAGGGATTAATGAAGGATTGTGTATGGAACTGCTTTGCCCCGCTGGCAACCTGCCAGCACTGAAAGCTGCCATCGATAATGGCGCAGATGCGGTCTATATCGGCCTAAAAGATGACACCAACGCACGTCATTTTGCCGGGCTGAATTTTACCGATAAGAAGCTACAGGAAGCGCGCGAGTACGTGCACCGCCACCGGCGTAAGCTGCACATCGCCATCAATACGTTTGCTCACCCGGACGGTTATCAGCGCTGGCAGCGCGCCGTGGACATGGCCGCGCAGATCGGGGCCGACGTGCTGATCCTCGCCGATCTCGCCATGCTGGAATATGCCGCCGAGCGCTATCCCCACATTGAGCGTCACGTGTCGGTTCAGGCTTCCGCGACAAACACCGAAGCGATCCGTTTCTATCATCGCCATTTCGATGTCTCACGCATCGTACTACCGCGCGTGCTGTCCATTCATCAAGTGAAACAAATCGCTCGTACCAGCCCCGTGCCGCTCGAAGTGTTCGCCTTCGGCAGCCTGTGTATCATGGCGGAAGGCCGCTGCTATCTCTCTTCTTATCTGACCGGCGAATCACCGAATACCGTGGGTGCCTGCTCGCCAGCGCGATTTGTACGCTGGCAGCAGACCGAAAACGGTATGGAATCACGCCTGAACAACATCCTGATCGATCGCTATCAGGACGATGAAAACGCTGGTTACCCCACACTGTGCAAAGGCCGTTATGTAGTCGATGGACAGCGCTACCATGCTCTGGAAGAACCAACCAGCCTGAACACGCTGGAACTGCTGCCTGAATTGATGGCTGCCAATATTGCCTCTGTGAAGATAGAAGGCCGCCAGCGCAGCCCGGCCTACGTCAGCCAGATTACGCAGGTGTGGCGACAGGCTATCGATCGCTGCCGCGCCAATCCTGACACATTCGTTCCCACTCAGGCCTGGATGGATGCGTTAGGTGCGGTGGCAGAAGGCACGCAGACCACGCTTGGCGCTTATCACCGTAAATGGCAGTAGCAGGAGAACACATGAAATACGCATTAGGGAATATCCTCTACTATTGGCCGAAAGAGGATGTTGAGGCGTTTTATCAGGCCGCGGTGAACAGCAGCGCCGATATCATTTATCTCGGCGAAACGGTGTGCAGCAAACGCCGTTTGATGAAGGTGGCGGACTGGTTCAACGTTGCCCGCGAGGTCGCCAACAGCGGTAAGCAGGTGGTGATCTCTACGCTCGCGCTCTTACAAGCGCCGTCTGAACTTACCGAGCTAAAACGCTATGTGGAGAACGGCGAGTTCTTGCTGGAAGCGAACGATCTGGGCGCAGTTAATATCGCCGCCGAACGTAACCTGCCGTTTGTCGCCGGACACGCACTCAACTGCTACAACGCGTACACCCTGCGAGTTCTGCATAAACAAGGCATGGTGCGCTGGTGCATGCCAGTTGAGCTATCTCGAGACTGGCTGCAAAACTTGCTGAATCAGTGTGACGAGCTTGGCTTTCGCCATCAGTTTGAAGTGGAAGTGCTCAGCTACGGCCATTTACCGTTAGCCTATTCCGCCCGCTGCTTTACCGCCCGCTCAGAAGATCGGCCGAAGGATGAATGCGAAACCTGCTGCCTCAGCTATCCACAAGGCAGAAAAATGCTGTCGCAGGAGAACCAGCAGGTGTTTGTCCTCAATGGCATTCAGACGCAAAGCGGCTATTGCTACAACCTCGGCAACGAACTGGCATCAATGCAGGATCTGGTCGATATTGTCCGGCTGTCCCCGAACGATATCAGTACCCCAGCGATGCTGGATAAATTCCGCGCTAACGAACAAGGCAATGCACCATTAACGCTGGAAAATCAGGCAGATTGCAACGGCTACTGGCGCCGCGTCGCCGGCCTTGAACTCGTTCAGTAACTCATTTCCTATCAGGGCGGTCAGCCGCCCTTTTCTCAAACGCACCTTTTGAATTACGCATAACAGACACATTCCCTCATACTGCTCTGACTTTCATCATTGACTGACGGCGTTAGCATCCACCGTGATGGGTGGAGTCAGTGAACAACAAAGTGAGCCATATTATGTCCACACCTTCTCAATCCACCGTGTTTTCCGTCCTCGATCTTGCGCCTATTCCGCAGGGTGCAACAGCGCGTGACGCCTTCCATCGCTCGCTAGATCTGGCGCAACAGACAGAAAAATGGGGCTATCACCGCTATTGGCTGGCGGAACATCACAGCATGACGGGTATCGCCAGCGCGGCGACGTCGGTGCTGCTCGGCTATCTTGCCTCGGGTACACAACGCATCCGTCTCGGCTCCGGCGGCGTGATGCTACCGAACCACTCACCGCTCGTCATCGCCGAGCAGTTCGGTACGCTGGAATCGCTGTATCCTGGCCGTATCGATTTGGGATTAGGTCGCGCACCCGGCACCGACCAGCGCACCATGATGGCGCTGCGCCGTCACCTCAATGCCGATATCGAAGATTTCCCACGCGATGTGCAGGAATTGCAGCGCTATTTTGCCGACGCACAGCCGGGTCAACCGGTGCAAGCCGTCCCTGGGCAAGGTCTGCACGTTCCAATTTGGCTATTGGGATCGAGCCTGTACAGCGCACAGCTAGCCGCGAGACTAGGTTTACCTTTCGCTTTTGCCGCCCATTTCGCACCCGATATGTTGCTGGAAGCCTTCCGCCTCTACCGTGAAAATTTTGTCCCTTCAGCCACCCACGCCAAACCCTACGCGATGGTTTGCGTCAATGTGGTGGCAGCCGATAGCGATCGGGATGCGCGCTTCCTCTTCACCTCAATGCAGCAGCAGTTCATCAACCTGCGCCGTGGCACGCCGGGCCCGCTGCCCGCCCCGGTAGAACACATCGATACGGTCGGATCGCCTGCCGAGCAGTTTGGCGCTGAGCAAGCACTGCGACTGTCGATTGTTGGCGATAGCGCGAAAGTCCGTCATGGATTGCAGAGCCTTTTGCGTGAAACGCAGGCGGATGAAGTGATGATCAATGG
This region includes:
- the deoB gene encoding phosphopentomutase: MKRAYIMVLDSFGIGSSADAERFGDVGSDTLGHIAQACAAGTADKGRSGKLHLPNLSRLGLGKAAEASTGTFPAGLDENADIIGAYAHASEISSGKDTPSGHWEIAGVPVLFDWGYFKDEENSFPQELLDKLVKRANLPGYLGNCHSSGTVILDQLAEEHMKTGKPIFYTSADSVFQIACHEETFGLDKLYELCEIAREELTEGNYNIGRVIARPFIGDKPGNFERTGNRHDLAVEPPAPTILKKMVDEKGGEVVSVGKIADIYAQVGITKKVKATGIDALFDATLKEMDSAGDNTIVFTNFVDFDSAYGHRRDIPGYAAALELFDRRLPEMLSRVKGDDILILTADHGCDPSWHGTDHTRENVPVLIYGPNVKPGSYGHRETFADIGQTVAAYFGLSPMDYGKSIL
- the deoA gene encoding thymidine phosphorylase gives rise to the protein MFLIQEIIRKKRDGKALSEEEIRFFINGIRDNTVSEGQIAALAMTIYFHDMSMDERVALTLAMRDSGTVLDWKSLNLNGPLVDKHSTGGVGDVTSLMLGPMVAACGGYVPMISGRGLGHTGGTLDKLEAIPGLDIFPNDEDFRRIIQQVGVAIIGQTSSLAPADKRFYATRDITATVDSIPLITASILAKKLAEGLDALVMDVKVGSGAFMPTYELSEQLAQAIVGVANNAGCRTSALLTDMNQVLASSAGNALEVREAVRFLTGESRNPRLYDVTMALCGEMLLAGGLASSADDAHSRLQAVLDNGKAAEVFGRMVAAQRGPGDFVEHYDRYLPVATLSKPVFATREGIVTAMDTRALGMAVVSLGGGRRQATDTIDYSVGLDSMISLGERVDAQRPLAVIHANTEAQWQQAANEVRAAIQLGDTAPEKTPMVYRRVSAEA
- the deoC gene encoding deoxyribose-phosphate aldolase; protein product: MTKLTTAAQRALALMDLTTLNEDDTDEKVTALCRQANSPAGKTAAICIYPRFIPLAKKILREQGTPDIRIATVTNFPHGNDDVGIAVAETKAAIAYGADEVDVVFPYRALIAGNAQIGFELVQACKAVCQDAHVLLKVIIETGELKQEALIRQASEIAIDAGADFIKTSTGKVPVNATPESAAIMLKAIRDKGVGERVGFKAAGGVRNAEDAAIYLQLADDIMGAEWATAQHFRFGASSLLASLLTTLGHATAAPQGGY
- a CDS encoding GIY-YIG nuclease family protein, whose protein sequence is MTEHAEDSHWYLYILRTVAGSLYTGITTDVSRRLNQHQTGKGAKALRGKGELTLVFHCLVGDRSDALKLEYRIKQLSKNQKERLVQDQPKTLCISNNLY
- a CDS encoding N-acetyltransferase, encoding MLVRVEIPVDAAGIDNLLRRAFPTGAEADLVHQLREDGLLTLGVVATDDEGGVVGYAAFSPVLIDGEDRQWVALAPLAVDESLRRQGVGEKLVYEGLDALNEFSYTAVVVLGEPTYYSRFGFVPATDHQLYCRWPGSASAFQVYPLADNHVVGEGRPEGESGFESASGLVEYAEPFNRFL
- a CDS encoding SCP2 domain-containing protein, encoding MLEKLRAQIVRQGPSLLGKPLKFTPFALQRQVLEQMLGWQFRQALEEGDLAFLESRWLKIEVRDVGLQWFMTLRDGRLVVSHAETPDVSFSADANDLILIAARKEDPDTLFFQRRLRIEGDTELGLYVKNLMDAIELESMPAPLRIGLLQLANFVEAGLQEGVVQPTNHTPVSC
- a CDS encoding U32 family peptidase, encoding MELLCPAGNLPALKAAIDNGADAVYIGLKDDTNARHFAGLNFTDKKLQEAREYVHRHRRKLHIAINTFAHPDGYQRWQRAVDMAAQIGADVLILADLAMLEYAAERYPHIERHVSVQASATNTEAIRFYHRHFDVSRIVLPRVLSIHQVKQIARTSPVPLEVFAFGSLCIMAEGRCYLSSYLTGESPNTVGACSPARFVRWQQTENGMESRLNNILIDRYQDDENAGYPTLCKGRYVVDGQRYHALEEPTSLNTLELLPELMAANIASVKIEGRQRSPAYVSQITQVWRQAIDRCRANPDTFVPTQAWMDALGAVAEGTQTTLGAYHRKWQ
- a CDS encoding U32 family peptidase, with protein sequence MKYALGNILYYWPKEDVEAFYQAAVNSSADIIYLGETVCSKRRLMKVADWFNVAREVANSGKQVVISTLALLQAPSELTELKRYVENGEFLLEANDLGAVNIAAERNLPFVAGHALNCYNAYTLRVLHKQGMVRWCMPVELSRDWLQNLLNQCDELGFRHQFEVEVLSYGHLPLAYSARCFTARSEDRPKDECETCCLSYPQGRKMLSQENQQVFVLNGIQTQSGYCYNLGNELASMQDLVDIVRLSPNDISTPAMLDKFRANEQGNAPLTLENQADCNGYWRRVAGLELVQ
- a CDS encoding luciferase-like monooxygenase encodes the protein MSTPSQSTVFSVLDLAPIPQGATARDAFHRSLDLAQQTEKWGYHRYWLAEHHSMTGIASAATSVLLGYLASGTQRIRLGSGGVMLPNHSPLVIAEQFGTLESLYPGRIDLGLGRAPGTDQRTMMALRRHLNADIEDFPRDVQELQRYFADAQPGQPVQAVPGQGLHVPIWLLGSSLYSAQLAARLGLPFAFAAHFAPDMLLEAFRLYRENFVPSATHAKPYAMVCVNVVAADSDRDARFLFTSMQQQFINLRRGTPGPLPAPVEHIDTVGSPAEQFGAEQALRLSIVGDSAKVRHGLQSLLRETQADEVMINGQIFDHQARLRSFEIAMDVRQTL